A region of Panicum virgatum strain AP13 chromosome 8N, P.virgatum_v5, whole genome shotgun sequence DNA encodes the following proteins:
- the LOC120684415 gene encoding tyrosine--tRNA ligase 2, cytoplasmic-like, with protein sequence MAPPPQERLEALRTAAGECDCVGGEDELLLRLLRRGQPRPVCLDGFEPSSAMDVARGVGTAIRARAMSRAGCRVKIVVADWFALLGGRMGGDWGRIRDAGRRNVQVWEATLRALGVGAGEVEFLWSSDEVLRRAAEYWRPLVMDIAEMHSVERIVRCCKAVFGRDEEQLTAGQFMYPIMQCADVFFYQADICHMALDQREVNMLARDYCKASGRDNKPIIMSYHMLPGLKNGQKISDKDPSSAIFMGDSESEVNKKINKAFCPPGIVEANPCLEYIKQIILPWSGKFVVLRTEDNGGNKTYNGIEELFEDFRSGALHPADVKSNLKKAINDILQCVRDNLIHFQSNSDPDVLLNSVKCTASTADNLPSKMPVMTPDMRFKILHSIAEKDECTTENELKQLLQEKLTPICYDGFEPSGRMHIAQGVGKAISIDKMLEAGCKVKIWIADWFAMLNNKMGGNLDQIRTVGLYMIEIWKALGMNLKGVEFLWASEEIDNRGNEYWPLLIDIAHKTSFKRIIRCCQIMGRSEKDALTAAQIMYPLMQCADIFFLKVDICQMGLDQRKVNMLARDYCEASKRNNRPIILSHHMLPGIKEGQQKMSKSDTSSAIFMEDSESQVNEKIGQAFCPHKVTEGNPCLEYIEYIVLPKSGRFSVLCKETDGSNRTYSKIEELREDYRSSTLHPDDVKLALAKAINDILKPVRDHFEKHPDAQALLDTVKAYRRTGGSQMQSGGDHTNTIMEAERSSA encoded by the exons atggcgccgccaccgcaggaGCGGCTGGAGGCCTTGCGTACCGCCGCGGGGGAGTGCGACTGCGTCGGCGGGGAGGACGAGCTGCTGCTACGGCTGCTGCGGCGCGGCCAGCCCCGCCCCGTCTGCCTCGACGGCTTCGAGCCCTCCTCCGCCATGGACGTCGCGCGGGGCGTCGGGACGGCGATCCGCGCCCGGGCGATGTCGCGGGCCGGGTGCCGGGTGAAGATCGTGGTCGCCGACTGGTTCGCGCTCCTCGGCGGGCGGATGGGCGGCGACTGGGGCAGGATCCGGGACGCCGGCCGCCGGAACGTGCAGGTCTGGGAGGCCACCCTGAGGGCGCTCGGTGtgggcgccggcgaggtggagTTCCTCTGGTCCTCGGACGaggtcctccgccgcgccgccgagtaCTGGCGCCCGCTCGTCATGGACATCGCCGAGATGCACTCGGTCGAGAGGATAGTCAG GTGTTGCAAGGCGGTCTTCGGCCGGGACGAGGAACAGCTGACTGCTGGGCAGTTCATGTACCCGATCATGCAGTGCGCAGATGTCTTCTTCTACCAG GCAGACATATGCCACATGGCCCTGGATCAAAGAGAGGTGAATATGCTAGCGAGAGATTACTGCAAGGCGAGTGGAAGGGACAATAAGCCAATCATCATGTCATACC ATATGCTACCTGGTCTTAAGAATGGACAGAAGATCTCAGACAAAGATCCATCATCAGCTATATTCATGGGAGATAGCGAG TCTGAGGTGAATAAGAAGATAAATAAGGCCTTCTGTCCTCCTGGAATAGTTGAAGCAAATCCATGCTTGGAGTACATCAAGCAAATCATTTTACCTTGGTCTGGAAAGTTTGTTGTGCTTCGGACCGAAGATAATGGTGGTAACAA GACCTACAACGGAATAGAAGAACTCTTTGAGGATTTTCGTAGTGGTGCTCTGCATCCGGCTGACGTGAAGTCCAACCTTAAAAAAGCAATAAATGACATACTGCAG TGTGTTCGTGACAACTTGATTCACTTCCAAAGCAATAGTGATCCCGATGTTCTTCTTAATAGTGTTAAG TGCACCGCGTCTACTGCTGACAATCTGCCTAGTAAAATGCCAGTGATGACCCCGGATATGCGGTTCAAGATACTGCACAGCATTGCGGAGAAGGATGAGTGCACCACGGAGAATGAGTTGAAGCAGCTGCTGCAGGAGAAGCTCACTCCCATCTGCTATGATGGATTCGAGCCTTCTGGCCGCATGCACATTGCTCAG GGGGTTGGAAAGGCAATAAGTATTGACAAGATGCTTGAAGCTGGATGCAAAGTGAAAATCTGGATAGCAGACTGGTTTGCTATGCTCAACAACAAGATGGGAGGGAATCTAGACCAAATCCGAACTGTTGGACTCTACATGATTGAGATTTGGAAAGCACTTGGCATGAACTTGAAAGGGGTGGAATTCCTCTGGGCCTCGGAAGAAATTGATAATCGCGGCAATGAATACTGGCCACTTCTAATTGACATTGCCCATAAAACATCTTTCAAGCGCATAATCAG GTGTTGCCAAATTATGGGTCGAAGCGAGAAGGATGCCCTGACTGCTGCCCAGATTATGTATCCCCTCATGCAGTGTGCTGATATATTCTTTCTCAAG GTAGACATATGCCAGATGGGTTTGGATCAAAGAAAGGTGAATATGCTTGCTAGAGACTATTGTGAGGCCAGCAAAAGGAATAACAGGCCGATTATTCTATCACACC ATATGTTACCTGGAATTAAAGAAGGTCAGCAAAAAATGTCAAAGAGCGATACATCCTCAGCTATTTTTATGGAAGACAGTGAG TCTCAGGTGAATGAGAAGATAGGACAGGCTTTCTGCCCTCACAAAGTTACTGAAGGAAATCCATGCTTGGAGTACATCGAGTACATAGTTTTGCCCAAGTCTGGAAGGTTTTCTGTGCTTTGCAAGGAAACTGATGGCAGTAACAG GACCTACAGCAAGATAGAAGAACTCCGTGAAGATTACCGCAGCAGCACTCTTCACCCCGATGATGTGAAGCTTGCTCTCGCGAAAGCAATAAACGATATATTGAAG CCTGTTCGCGATCACTTCGAGAAGCATCCTGACGCCCAAGCTCTGCTCGATACTGTCAAG GCGTACAGAAGAACTGGTGGGTCCCAAATGCAGAGTGGAGGTGATCATACCAATACCATCATGGAAGCTGAACGCAGTAGTGCCTGA
- the LOC120686697 gene encoding uncharacterized protein LOC120686697, which produces MGSTSTGEDEGDAAGRGATSGVQRGACIGVHRGRKVTAGRPPRPMASSQAPSDESVPDDVAGRARTRSSTRGGGVGSQSAPGAAAPGATSKPSGEGADSPRRAVSASIGVEGASGAGRATSGTASQPPVGKSCMARKRKAEATNTAPSPKRTTRASSRADKATSSGGAQGDATAEFDEAQKRAEQDVRKKGSAMKLSKINENLNADQKGRVASVGFGGLLEVKCNNIPEKLSLWLVNNFDTNKFELVIPQRGTIKVDDVAIKRVLGLPMGANLIDYEKKSYSETFIEFYKLFGHENDQNAPTFVEVEKWLRSVGKELADDKWLKVWLMFAISSFLCPTSSTKLCVRAFHSIAIIEEIHGYNWCKLIVDRLIKGIADFKNGERKFLSGCLFFLTILYLDSLDIGDIVNRGLEVRAAAWTEKLVTKVCAMDRVSDSQFGKLQLKPEYSCVTLIPP; this is translated from the exons ATGGGGTCAACCTCCACTGGAGAGGACGAGGGGGATGCTGCAGGCCGCGGCGCCACCAGCGGCGTGCAGCGTGGCGCCTGCATCGGCGTGCATCGAGGGAGGAAGGTGACCGCAGGGCGGCCCCCTAGACCGATGGCTTCCTCCCAGGCTCCATCTGACGAGAGCGTCCCGGATGATGTTGCGGGCCGTGCGCGAACGAGGTCGTCGACCCGTGGGGGAGGCGTCGGCTCCCAGAGTGCGCCCGGCGCGGCTGCACCCGGTGCGACCAGCAAACCAAG CGGGGAAGGTGCCGACTCCCCTAGAAGGGCAGTGTCAGCGAGCATTGGAGTAGAAGGGGCGTCGGGTGCGGGACGTGCTACTTCCGGCACAGCATCACAGCCGCCAGTCGGCAAATCATG CATGGCGCGGAAGCGCAAAGCTGAAGCTACTAACACAGCCCCGTCTCCAAAGAGAACAACCAGGGCTTCTTCTAGAGCGGACAAGGCTACTTCTAGTGGCGGTGCCCAAGGTGATGCAACTGCAGAATTTGATGAAGCACAAAAGCGTGCAGAGCAG gatGTAAGGAAAAAAGGATCTGCAATGAAATTGAGCAAGATCAATGAGAATCTAAATGCTGATCAGAAAGGCCGCGTTGCAAGTGTTGGCTTTGGCGGCCTTCTTGAAGTCAAGTGCAACAATATACCAGAGAAGCTGTCGCTTTGGTTGGTCAACAACTTTGATACCAACAAATTCGAGTTAGTAATTCCACAGAGAGGGACAATAAAGGTGGATGATGTTGCTATTAAACGAGTGCTCGGATTACCAATGGGTGCAAATTTGATTGATTATGAAAAGAAGAGCTACTCTGAAACATTTATTGAGTTCTACAAGCTTTTTGGACACGAGAATGATCAAAATGCACCAACATTTGTAGAAGTTGAAAAGTGGCTGCGCAGTGTGGGAAAGGAGCTAGCAGATGACAAATGGTTGAAGGTCTGGCTTATGTTTGCCATCAGCTCCTTTTTGTGCCCAACATCGAGCACAAAGTTGTGTGTGCGGGCTTTCCACTCCATTGCAATCATTGAAGAAATCCATGGATACAACTGGTGCAAACTTATAGTGGACAGGCTCATCAAAGGAATTGCAGATTTTAAGAATGGCGAGCGAAAGTTTTTATCTGGGTGCCTCTTTTTCCTAACT ATATTATACCTGGATTCACTTGACATTGGTGACATTGTCAACCGAGGTTTGGAAGTAAGAGCTGCTGCTTGGACAGAGAAGCTTGTGACCAAAGTCTGCGCCATGGATAGGGTATCCGATTCTCAGTTTGGGAAATTGCAA CTAAAGCCAGAATATTCATGCGTAACGTTGATTCCACCATAA
- the LOC120685161 gene encoding protein starmaker-like, whose protein sequence is MGCPGPSTSKGTREIRKKRKHDDLEDPIDEVRSDEETSSSDEELEDCGDSESCGEDRDEADGNSDDDDDDTTRSQSHPRGSATGASSKDQAGDKQGNKDDHGDGGANDGDNNPKESIKDYPAVTQSGSAAGDSCKDDDGANTQKESNKAEPAGFAAGDSCKDDDGANTQKESSKAEPAGTQSDPVEPSSEKDEVADKSQGTPPSTQSGTQSDSDFSGLSPITPANQHGLLGSMTLLDLMKTPTIGLDENTS, encoded by the exons ATGGGGTGTCCAGGACCTAGTACTTCTAAAGGCACCCGGGAGATtaggaagaaaagaaaacatgatGATTTGGAAGACCCAATTGATGAGGTTAGGAGTGATGAAGAAACATCCAGTAGCGATGAAGAATTGGAAGATTGTGGCGACTCCGAGTCTTGTGGTGAAGATAGAGATGAAGCTGATGgaaatagtgatgatgatgacgatgatacCACTAGATcacaaagccacccaagag GATCTGCTACTGGAGCGTCATCCAAAGATCAGGCCGGTGATAAACAAGGCAACAAAGATGACCACGGAGATGGTGGTGCAAATGATGGGGACAACAACCCAAAGGAAAGCATCAAAGATTATCCAGCCGTGACACAATCAG GATCTGCTGCCGGAGATTCATGTAAAGATGATGATGGGGCCAACACTCAAAAGGAGAGCAACAAAGCTGAACCAGCTG GATTTGCTGCCGGAGATTCATGTAAAGATGATGATGGGGCCAACACTCAAAAGGAGAGCAGCAAAGCTGAACCAGCTGGCACACAATCAG aTCCTGTTGAACCATCATCAGAAAAAGATGAGGTTGCTGACAAAAGTCAAGGGACACCACCTAGCACACAGTCCGGCACACAATCCGATTCTGACTTTAGTGGCCTTTCACCAATAACACCAGCAAATCAGCATGGCCTTCTAGGATCTATGACACTATTGGACTTGATGAAAACACCTACTATTGGACTTGATGAAAACACCTCCTGA
- the LOC120686698 gene encoding uncharacterized protein LOC120686698 isoform X1, with the protein MAMGKSLDTNAMDIGTYMLSEDPRQKRRKIFSPWVVLQFLRGDMYANMVEKAFNFIDSDYDMILFPVYQENSAQPGGDGHWFTIAVHMADKSFQVIDSLRNSDNNELTLKANQVRAKVITLWNKFTSKHKGCQVPLIYKFTLKYIDGYKQFEIHDCSLFTLKAMEYWDGENLPNLMELDELKLRKLVLAEWLHSPVNKLQYKAAFLSKGKGKIAQ; encoded by the exons ATGGCTATGGGAAAATCACTAGATACTAATGCTATGGATATTGGGACTTACATGCTATCAGAGGACCCAAGACAAAAGAGGAGGAAGATTTTTTCACCATGGGTTGTG CTGCAATTTCTCCGAGGGGATATGTATGCCAACATGGTTGAGAAGGCTTTTAACTTCATCGACTCAGATTATGACATG ATATTATTTCCAGTGTACCAAGAAAATTCAGCACAGCCAGGTGGCGATGGGCATTGGTTCACAATTGCAGTACACATGGCTGATAAGAGCTTTCAAGTGATTGATTCGTTGAGAAACTCCGACAATAATGAATTGACACTCAAAGCTAACCAGGTGCGTGCAAAAGTGATCACATTATGGAACAAATTCACATCAAAGCACAAGGGATGCCAAGTTCCTCTCATTTATAAGTTCACGTTGAAGTACATTGATGGCTACAAGCAATTCGAAAT CCATGATTGCAGTCTGTTCACACTTAAGGCCATGGAATATTGGGATGGGGAGAACCTTCCCAATTTGATGGagcttgatgagttgaagctgaggAAGCTAGTTCTTGCTGAATGGCTTCATAGTCCTGTCAACAAGTTACAATACAAGGCTGCTTTTCTCTCCAAGGGAAAGGGGAAGATTGCACAGTAG
- the LOC120686698 gene encoding uncharacterized protein LOC120686698 isoform X2 — MAMGKSLDTNAMDIGTYMLSEDPRQKRRKIFSPWVVLQFLRGDMYANMVEKAFNFIDSDYDMILFPVYQENSAQPGGDGHWFTIAVHMADKSFQVIDSLRNSDNNELTLKANQP; from the exons ATGGCTATGGGAAAATCACTAGATACTAATGCTATGGATATTGGGACTTACATGCTATCAGAGGACCCAAGACAAAAGAGGAGGAAGATTTTTTCACCATGGGTTGTG CTGCAATTTCTCCGAGGGGATATGTATGCCAACATGGTTGAGAAGGCTTTTAACTTCATCGACTCAGATTATGACATG ATATTATTTCCAGTGTACCAAGAAAATTCAGCACAGCCAGGTGGCGATGGGCATTGGTTCACAATTGCAGTACACATGGCTGATAAGAGCTTTCAAGTGATTGATTCGTTGAGAAACTCCGACAATAATGAATTGACACTCAAAGCTAACCAG CCATGA